A genomic segment from Saprospiraceae bacterium encodes:
- a CDS encoding IS5 family transposase, translating to MAKVISKGAKNQETAEKKKYRVKNWSSYNQALVGRGNITLWFDESLAQVWHHDGPDQQGAQFVYSDECILALLELKAVFRLGYRQLQGFTNSLLRLLRLDLSAPSYSQICRRAQQLDVDIKAAKSTGPMYIVFDSTGLKVFGEGEWKVRKHGYNKRRTWRKLHLGVDESTGFIHAQVLTKNGEGDGDSQQFADLLEQVQSPVDRVSGDGAYDSFDIWDLLIIKDIEGHIPPQENAVYKVDSQGNPMDHPRNHILDQIAEKGIKQWKQDSGYHRRSLSETTMFRFKAIYGPELYSRNLSSQKVEAAVKIRCLNKMTAQGMPISKVI from the coding sequence ATGGCAAAAGTAATATCAAAAGGGGCTAAGAATCAAGAGACGGCAGAAAAAAAGAAGTATCGAGTAAAGAATTGGAGTAGCTATAACCAAGCTTTGGTAGGGCGAGGCAACATTACCCTATGGTTTGATGAAAGTTTAGCCCAAGTATGGCATCATGATGGACCAGATCAGCAAGGCGCCCAATTTGTGTACTCAGATGAATGTATATTAGCTTTGTTGGAATTGAAGGCTGTCTTTAGATTAGGTTATCGTCAATTACAGGGTTTTACGAATTCCTTATTGCGATTACTTAGGCTTGATTTATCGGCTCCTAGCTATAGTCAAATATGTCGAAGAGCCCAGCAATTAGATGTAGATATTAAGGCTGCTAAATCAACTGGGCCGATGTATATCGTATTTGATTCTACGGGCTTGAAGGTGTTTGGAGAAGGAGAATGGAAGGTTCGTAAACATGGCTATAATAAACGACGAACTTGGCGTAAGCTGCATTTGGGAGTGGATGAATCCACTGGCTTTATTCATGCACAGGTACTGACAAAAAATGGAGAAGGAGATGGTGATTCTCAACAGTTCGCCGATCTACTGGAGCAAGTACAAAGTCCAGTAGATAGAGTAAGTGGGGATGGAGCCTATGACAGCTTTGATATCTGGGATTTATTGATAATTAAGGACATTGAGGGACATATCCCTCCACAAGAAAATGCTGTGTATAAAGTAGATTCTCAGGGTAACCCGATGGACCATCCACGTAATCACATTCTAGATCAAATTGCGGAAAAGGGGATAAAGCAATGGAAACAGGATAGTGGGTATCATCGTAGAAGTCTCTCTGAAACGACTATGTTTAGGTTCAAGGCCATTTATGGCCCAGAATTATACTCTAGAAACCTCAGCAGTCAGAAAGTCGAAGCAGCCGTCAAAATTAGATGTTTGAATAAAATGACAGCCCAAGGTATGCCTATTTCAAAAGTTATTTGA
- a CDS encoding SMI1/KNR4 family protein: MKVELIKRLKFWDTSFPNYTEDQIVEFELVRDISIPDQYRNLLKTYGKLKFIKTWFIYYDLQSEGEHLINDTFSIAELKLIWENFWEEITRSNINLQTNKYLPIIGTYSPNFLFLIGLTNEQRNKIFGYDTDYEDFMPVEVAESIEDFFLNKIYSLYDVNSNSKIGTIDIFKQSGIESWDIEKAIIECQGTKINIQVETNGTLINSTINTRADLFPSFKAQLNNEISDDFINPTEFKSDNIITAKIDYFETEEPKNLKIGIVKGYKEVYYYRIEGEIENAYEWESENIKFKISFKKEKSQLITSRDHDHAS; encoded by the coding sequence ATGAAAGTTGAACTCATTAAGAGATTGAAATTTTGGGATACCTCATTTCCAAATTATACAGAAGATCAAATTGTCGAATTTGAATTAGTTAGAGACATTAGTATACCAGATCAATATAGAAATCTACTGAAAACATACGGTAAATTAAAATTCATCAAAACATGGTTTATATATTACGACTTACAAAGTGAAGGAGAACATCTCATTAATGATACATTTTCAATAGCAGAACTGAAGTTGATATGGGAAAATTTTTGGGAAGAAATAACAAGATCTAATATAAATCTTCAAACAAATAAGTATTTACCTATTATTGGCACATATTCACCAAATTTCTTGTTTCTGATTGGTTTAACTAATGAGCAAAGAAATAAAATTTTTGGATATGATACAGATTATGAAGATTTCATGCCGGTAGAAGTAGCAGAATCCATCGAAGATTTTTTTCTTAATAAAATTTATTCTCTTTATGATGTAAACTCAAATTCAAAAATTGGAACTATAGATATTTTCAAGCAAAGTGGAATTGAATCATGGGACATAGAGAAAGCAATAATTGAGTGCCAAGGAACCAAGATTAATATCCAAGTCGAAACAAATGGAACACTAATAAATTCGACAATAAACACAAGAGCTGATTTATTTCCTTCATTTAAAGCACAATTAAATAATGAAATATCAGATGATTTTATAAATCCAACTGAATTCAAGTCGGACAATATTATAACTGCAAAAATTGACTATTTTGAAACTGAAGAACCGAAAAATCTAAAAATTGGCATAGTGAAAGGATACAAAGAAGTTTATTACTATAGAATAGAAGGAGAAATAGAAAATGCATACGAATGGGAATCTGAAAATATTAAATTTAAAATATCGTTTAAAAAGGAAAAAAGCCAGCTCATAACAAGCCGTGACCACGATCATGCCTCCTAA
- a CDS encoding D-Ala-D-Ala carboxypeptidase family metallohydrolase, translated as MKIKKYRKLGMITLWTLSLGIYLNWYTRDIIDQILYDLLNNNEYVLEREEIDEILSNYSQLRYDELPKAYQNYGKLNEPEYQGEQKNLVYNQLKKKEVYRRIVGNIRIKDLICRDKYYKRSFLFTKAPLYWVIDNEILYKLLELQEKLSENGYDRNGFRVKEGYRHPNYNEKVGGASSSRHIRGEAVDMVIKDVNKDGRYSEKDKMIILELCEDHVIGNKGGIGKYPGTKIVHIDVRGRKARWNSY; from the coding sequence TTGAAGATTAAAAAATATAGAAAACTAGGAATGATAACCCTGTGGACATTGTCGCTAGGGATATATCTAAATTGGTATACACGAGATATAATTGATCAAATATTATATGACCTTTTAAACAATAATGAATATGTGTTAGAAAGGGAGGAAATAGATGAAATATTGAGTAATTATAGCCAGTTAAGATATGATGAATTACCGAAAGCCTATCAAAATTATGGAAAGTTAAATGAGCCTGAGTATCAAGGAGAGCAAAAAAATCTAGTGTATAATCAATTAAAAAAGAAAGAAGTATACCGAAGAATAGTAGGTAACATTCGAATAAAAGATTTAATCTGTAGAGATAAATATTATAAGCGAAGTTTCCTGTTTACGAAAGCCCCCTTGTATTGGGTAATAGATAATGAAATCTTATACAAACTACTGGAATTACAAGAAAAATTATCAGAAAACGGATATGATAGAAATGGCTTTAGAGTCAAAGAAGGATATAGACATCCGAATTATAATGAAAAAGTAGGAGGAGCTTCAAGCAGTAGACATATAAGAGGAGAAGCAGTAGATATGGTGATAAAAGATGTAAATAAAGATGGGAGATATAGTGAAAAAGATAAAATGATAATACTTGAATTATGTGAAGACCATGTAATAGGCAATAAAGGAGGAATAGGGAAATATCCAGGTACAAAAATAGTGCATATAGACGTAAGAGGCAGAAAAGCAAGATGGAATAGTTATTGA